Proteins from a genomic interval of Echeneis naucrates chromosome 21, fEcheNa1.1, whole genome shotgun sequence:
- the srpx gene encoding sushi repeat-containing protein SRPX isoform X3: MWKSLNMDMCLLLLLLFAQLCFCSGYEGTPWCAPIKVKHGDVSCRTPRGEHYRNVMGTRCKIRCKQGYETQSSEVVCMASKHWSSNYACREIRCPKLNMPANGGYKCSDGSYFNSRCEFFCSPGYSLKGQKTATCQHSKVWSAGVPTCVDIDPPKIKCPNLKDKWAEPGKLTARVTWDTPEGVDTADGILTDVILKGKPSKSDFPEGLHKMSYTVFDRAGNKGSCRFTVRVRVRRCSSLFPPDNGYMKCDSDGDNYGANCEFKCTGGYELQGSAARVCQYGLTWSGTDTTCAAMNINVGVQTAAALLDQFYEKRRLLIISAPTAANHNYRFQMTNLQHAQCGLDLRHVTVIELVGTYPAQVGRIRHRLLPPGLALQLRLLLQIPQRSFQMVLVDKQGMDKQRYPFPITAAELFTTIDTFPLRKDEMMLQQEAGQACQS; the protein is encoded by the exons GTACACCATGGTGTGCGCCCATTAAGGTGAAACATGGTGACGTGAGCTGTCGCACACCGAGGGGAGAGCACTACAGGAATGTGATGGGCACCCGCTGTAAAATCCGCTGTAAACAGGGATACGAGACCCAGAGCTCAGAGGTGGTGTGTATGGCCAGCAAACACTGGTCCTCCAACTACGCCTGCCGAG AGATCCGCTGTCCCAAGCTGAACATGCCAGCTAATGGTGGCTACAAATGTTCAGATGGCTCCTACTTCAACTCTCGCTGTGAGTTCTTCTGCTCGCCTGGATACAGTCTGAAGGGTCAGAAGACGGCAACCTGCCAGCACAGCAAGGTGTGGAGTGCTGGAGTTCCCACGTGTGTTG ataTTGATCCCCCTAAAATCAAGTGTCCTAATCTGAAGGACAAGTGGGCAGAACCGGGAAAACTGACAGCAAGGGTGACTTGGGACACGCCGGAGGGTGTCGACACTGCAGATGGCATCCTGACAGA tgttatcCTGAAAGGGAAACCTTCAAAATCAGACTTCCCAGAGGGGCTCCATAAGATGTCCTACACTGTGTTTGACCGAGCGGGGAATAAAGGATCCTGCCGCTTCACTGTCAGAGTGCGAG TTCGCCGCTGCAGCTCACTGTTCCCCCCCGACAATGGGTATATGAAGTGCGACAGCGATGGAGACAACTACGGTGCCAACTGTGAATTTAAGTGCACCGGTGGCTATGAACTGCAGGGTAGTGCTGCCAGAGTGTGTCAGTATGGACTCACCTGGTCTGGCACAGACACGACCTGTGCAG CCATGAACATTAACGTTGGCGTCCAGAcagcagctgcactgcttgACCAGTTCTATGAGAAACGACGGCTCCTCATTATCTCGGCGCCGACAGCTGCCAATCATAATTATCGCTTCCAGATGACTAACTTGCAG CACGCTCAATGTGGACTGGACCTGAGGCATGTGACCGTAATTGAGCTGGTTGGAACTTACCCTGCACAGGTTGGACGAATTCGACACAGGCTCCTCCCACCAGGACTGGCCCTGCAGCTCAg GTTACTGCTGCAGATCCCACAAAGGTCTTTCCAAATGGTGTTGGTAGACAaacagggcatggacaagcaGCGTTACCCGTTCCCGATCACGGCGGCCGAGTTGTTCACCACCATAGACACGTTCCCTCTCCGCAAGGACGAGATGATGCTACAGCAGGAGGCAGGTCAGGCCTGCCAATCATAA
- the srpx gene encoding sushi repeat-containing protein SRPX isoform X2 translates to MWKSLNMDMCLLLLLLFAQLCFCSGYEGSGQYTYGDDEDWYSHRYKGTPWCAPIKVKHGDVSCRTPRGEHYRNVMGTRCKIRCKQGYETQSSEVVCMASKHWSSNYACREIRCPKLNMPANGGYKCSDGSYFNSRCEFFCSPGYSLKGQKTATCQHSKVWSAGVPTCVDIDPPKIKCPNLKDKWAEPGKLTARVTWDTPEGVDTADGILTDVILKGKPSKSDFPEGLHKMSYTVFDRAGNKGSCRFTVRVRVRRCSSLFPPDNGYMKCDSDGDNYGANCEFKCTGGYELQGSAARVCQYGLTWSGTDTTCAAMNINVGVQTAAALLDQFYEKRRLLIISAPTAANHNYRFQMTNLQHAQCGLDLRHVTVIELVGTYPAQVGRIRHRLLPPGLALQLRLLLQIPQRSFQMVLVDKQGMDKQRYPFPITAAELFTTIDTFPLRKDEMMLQQEAGQACQS, encoded by the exons GTACACCATGGTGTGCGCCCATTAAGGTGAAACATGGTGACGTGAGCTGTCGCACACCGAGGGGAGAGCACTACAGGAATGTGATGGGCACCCGCTGTAAAATCCGCTGTAAACAGGGATACGAGACCCAGAGCTCAGAGGTGGTGTGTATGGCCAGCAAACACTGGTCCTCCAACTACGCCTGCCGAG AGATCCGCTGTCCCAAGCTGAACATGCCAGCTAATGGTGGCTACAAATGTTCAGATGGCTCCTACTTCAACTCTCGCTGTGAGTTCTTCTGCTCGCCTGGATACAGTCTGAAGGGTCAGAAGACGGCAACCTGCCAGCACAGCAAGGTGTGGAGTGCTGGAGTTCCCACGTGTGTTG ataTTGATCCCCCTAAAATCAAGTGTCCTAATCTGAAGGACAAGTGGGCAGAACCGGGAAAACTGACAGCAAGGGTGACTTGGGACACGCCGGAGGGTGTCGACACTGCAGATGGCATCCTGACAGA tgttatcCTGAAAGGGAAACCTTCAAAATCAGACTTCCCAGAGGGGCTCCATAAGATGTCCTACACTGTGTTTGACCGAGCGGGGAATAAAGGATCCTGCCGCTTCACTGTCAGAGTGCGAG TTCGCCGCTGCAGCTCACTGTTCCCCCCCGACAATGGGTATATGAAGTGCGACAGCGATGGAGACAACTACGGTGCCAACTGTGAATTTAAGTGCACCGGTGGCTATGAACTGCAGGGTAGTGCTGCCAGAGTGTGTCAGTATGGACTCACCTGGTCTGGCACAGACACGACCTGTGCAG CCATGAACATTAACGTTGGCGTCCAGAcagcagctgcactgcttgACCAGTTCTATGAGAAACGACGGCTCCTCATTATCTCGGCGCCGACAGCTGCCAATCATAATTATCGCTTCCAGATGACTAACTTGCAG CACGCTCAATGTGGACTGGACCTGAGGCATGTGACCGTAATTGAGCTGGTTGGAACTTACCCTGCACAGGTTGGACGAATTCGACACAGGCTCCTCCCACCAGGACTGGCCCTGCAGCTCAg GTTACTGCTGCAGATCCCACAAAGGTCTTTCCAAATGGTGTTGGTAGACAaacagggcatggacaagcaGCGTTACCCGTTCCCGATCACGGCGGCCGAGTTGTTCACCACCATAGACACGTTCCCTCTCCGCAAGGACGAGATGATGCTACAGCAGGAGGCAGGTCAGGCCTGCCAATCATAA